The Populus trichocarpa isolate Nisqually-1 chromosome 18, P.trichocarpa_v4.1, whole genome shotgun sequence genomic interval TAACACAGTGATAATTAAGATCATGAAGGAGGTTACAATCAACACTCAGCCAGAGTGATACAgaactgacaaaaaaaaaaaagacagaataTACAAGTCCATCCCAGCTCTAAACAATCAAGTTGAACAGCAGGTGCTTCAAAGTCTGGACAGCACTTAGGCAAGAAATCTTTGACCATGCAGAGTGAAAGTAGAGTTTGTTAAACACATCCTAGCAGAATCACAATGTCTTGCATTCCAAACAAAGGTAAGCTTCTGTTAGATGTCTATTTCCTTTGTATCTCTTTCCTGGTTGTTACGTGTGCAGAATATAATAGtatattatttgttatattCCTTAATAATAGGAGCCATCCTTAAGTTTCGGGATTACCATGCTTGTCAGACTTATCATGTAGCCACCATTGAGAAGTGCTGAATAATATAGAAAACACAGAACAGAATTTTatcttggtatcagagcaaggtATTCTTTGATCACCGTCTTCCTCCGTTCTTACCGAAGTTAACTACGTTCtggcttttttaattaaaaagccaTAACAATTAATGAAGATCGAAACTTCAAGGAAAATCACTTGGCCAGAAATAACAGGAAACTCCAGCGAGAATCAATTCAGGAAGTCATTGTTAGCAAAACAATAACTTCCTGCTTTAATTAGTTCCCTTAAATAAATAACTTCCTATATAAATATCGTAGTCTCATTATTAATTCCTATCTCTCCTCCCCTTTCTCTTGATCAAAAATTCAAAGCGTATCCAAAATTAAGAATCCCTTTGCTACCAACTTCAACAAGAAGAAGTTCTTCCCAATTTCCCTCACCAAATTTCTCAAACCTTTCTCATGATCTGTGCTTCGTTTTCTGATTGAATCGAATCATCTCATCTGGAGTTCAACATCGTTCTTGCTTGCTTGGAAGGTATAttctactttcttttcttgttttttttttttttttttatcttaccaTCTTGTTTTTCACATGGAACTATTGTTTGAATCTTTGGAATTAGGATCATTAATAGTTTCAATCAATTGGTCTTTCTTGGTTTATATAATCCATGCTTTATGGAGTTCAAGCTAAACTGATCCTAAACCTATTTTCCTTCCCACAGAACGAGCTAGATTAATGGAGAACAGTAGTGGAAGATTAGTGCAGCCCGGCACAAGTGCCAGCTCTACAAAGCTAGTGGGTCGAGCATTTGAACAAGACATGAAGGTGATACGGTCTTGGTTAATGGATGATGAAGTCTCAACCATTGGCATTTACGGAATGGGGGGAGTTGGTAAAACGACAATGCTGCAACATATCCGCAATGAACTTCTAGAAAGACGAGATATTTCTCATAGTGTTTACTGGGTGAATGTGCCTCAAGGTTTCAAGATTGAAGAATTACAAGATCTTATTactaaatatcttaatttagaTCTTTCAAGCAAAGACGATGATCTGTCTAGAGTTGTCAAGTTAGCAAAAGAACTAGCGAATAAACAAAAATGGATTctcattttagatgatttgtggaacTCTTTTGAGCCACAAGAAGTGGGGATTCCTATCCCATTGAAAGGATCCAATCTCATTATGACAACTCGATCAGAAATGGTTTGTCGGCAGATGAATAGCCGAAACAATATAAAAGTGGATACTCTTTCTGATGAAGAATCCTGGACTTTGTTCACGGAGAAGCTTGGACATGACAAACCACTTTCTCCAGAAGTGGAACGAATTGCTGTAGATGTTGCAAGGGAATGTGCTGGTTTGCCTTTGGGAATTGTTACATTAGCAGAAAGTTTGAAGGGAGTGGATGACCTACATGAGTGGAGGATTACATTGAAGAGAttgaaagaatcaaattttTGGCACATGGAAGATCAGATGTTCCAGATATTAAGATTGAGTTATGATTGTTTAGATAATTCAGCACAACAATGTTTCGTATATTGTGCATTATTTGATGAACATCATAAGATTGAAAGGGGGGTGTTGATAGAGTCGTTTATCGAGGAGGGGATAATTAAAGAGATAAACAGGCAAGCAACACTCGACAAAGGCCACTCAATTCTTGATAGACTAGAAAATGTCAACTTATTGGAAAGAATTGATGGTGGTAGTGCTATCAAGATGCATGACTTGCTTAGGGACATGGCCATCCAAATACTGGATGAGTACTCTCTAGTTATGGCAAATCTTACTTTTtatcctcctcttttttttttttaaccactaATTTTGTTTCATCATAGTGCTctttgattatattaaaatcaatgatCAAGTTGTAGAATTTGGATACAGGATTCTATATTGATCAAGtagaacttatttatttatattgcttAATGAATAAACTCAACTCATATTATAGTTTCGTTCATTTTGTTGTTATCTTCAACTACTCAACtgctattttttgaaaattatttcaaaatcaatttttaattcaatgtttATTTGTATCTGCAGggctaaagaagaagaagaggatgaaATCAGGACAAATTTTGCTGATGACAAACTTAATTCTAGATGTgtcattttcttattatatatgtgtggtgatttcaaaatttaatggtattttctttgaactagaaaaaaaaatggcagtacattttttgttttaatgactCCTTTTAGTGGATTTTGTCAAAGCTTTTGATAATCCATTCAAagcaaatttaattaaattagcataattatactttaactgctgcttttatttatcttctttatatttttattgcaatactgtaatgttatttttcaactGTATTTTTATCAACACTATCACGCACAACTTTCTTAACAGGCTCAGCTGAAACATCTTGCACTGTTCGTGAAACTTTAGCCTCGACCTCCATTTGCTTGCTAGTATCTCAACATTCACACTAGTCAACGAGCTTGCTAGTATCTTAGCATTTAACACTAGTCAATGCTTTTTCCTTTGTAAAACATAGAACACTAGTCAATACATGTTCTTTAATGAGTATTAGAGATTATTTGGACATTTGTACCATTTCCAGATATCAGATTCTATATTTCCCATTTTTGCATGTTCCTTAATCCTTATTGACATCAAGTTTGTTTGATTGAAGTAAACTGATAAGCCTTGTTTTTGGATTATGAAAGCTCATATTTGGATCTGATTTTAGGACCAATAAGATCAAAGTGTTTATAATTTGTCTAAATAAATTCGTTCTTGAGTACTTCAAATTACCATCCCCAGTCTTCTACTATAAAGCTAGCTAGATGATGAAgaatcaaatgaaaaactatATTTCAATCCGgcatctcatcatcaaatatcaatttatttctaGTAAGCCAAATTCTCCATAAAATTCCATCGGACACCATGATGATCGATTGACGCTGGAATTTTCCTTTAACAAGAACACTCCATTGAAGGACAGCTTGATCAATAGCTCTGGGTGTGCATCATTTTAAGCCTAACCAATTCATAAATCGATTTCAAAGTTTCCAAAAATCTTAACATTGAGGAAGAAGGTGATCAACAGATTCTGATTTATATGCACAAAATGGACAGGTGGCTTGTTCTAGGTTGATGATATTTCCAGTTGCAAGAAAGTTCCTAGTACAAAATATTGAAGCCcgcattgtttttttacatgttattaTTGCAATTGTCTTTGTTCAATATTTTTGAATTccaatgaaattttattttttattttttaaaattttattccaaTTCTCTAATCCATAAATGTATAATTTCAAAAGATTTGCATCTGACTGCTCAAAACCCCTCCATAGAACGTCCTTGTGCATCAAATGTGAAGGAGAGGGTATAAAATTGCTACACACAGTATGAAATTAGATGACTATCCAATTTTTGATCTTCTGTTTCTTATGAATTAGATGGAGAGGTTGGTTTtcaatctcctttttttttttctaattataaaatcattaaaaaatccaCCATGTTCTTTTAGGAATGTCAATCGGTTCCCATAgccttcaactttttttcttttcaatgacaTCAAATCTCACATGTGATTCTGCATTTACTTACCATGCCAATTCTTTCATCAAGTGAAAATGCTCGGCAACATTGTTTTATCCATGCCAaaacaatttcatatttttttcattccttggaCAAGAAACAAAGC includes:
- the LOC7487145 gene encoding probable disease resistance protein At5g43730, yielding MENSSGRLVQPGTSASSTKLVGRAFEQDMKVIRSWLMDDEVSTIGIYGMGGVGKTTMLQHIRNELLERRDISHSVYWVNVPQGFKIEELQDLITKYLNLDLSSKDDDLSRVVKLAKELANKQKWILILDDLWNSFEPQEVGIPIPLKGSNLIMTTRSEMVCRQMNSRNNIKVDTLSDEESWTLFTEKLGHDKPLSPEVERIAVDVARECAGLPLGIVTLAESLKGVDDLHEWRITLKRLKESNFWHMEDQMFQILRLSYDCLDNSAQQCFVYCALFDEHHKIERGVLIESFIEEGIIKEINRQATLDKGHSILDRLENVNLLERIDGGSAIKMHDLLRDMAIQILDEAKEEEEDEIRTNFADDKLNSRCISDSIFPIFACSLILIDIKFV